The Bradysia coprophila strain Holo2 chromosome II, BU_Bcop_v1, whole genome shotgun sequence genome has a segment encoding these proteins:
- the LOC119073031 gene encoding cytochrome P450 4C1-like codes for MTSTGVLAVALVALLCALLMIWYRKRAKRNNQINRIPGFKSYPLIGTTHMYFGKSRTEIYDVLRNEAAQFPYISRVWIGPLPEVCIRKAEYVEKLIGSTKNMEKSFGYKFIRYWLGDGLLISSGKKWQKHRKIITPTFHFSILETFFDIFSDKSRILVEQLNEHCGTGVPFDIYTYVTKAALDIIGEAAMGVSLRAQEKGKNYYVNAVYEAAQLIMARVVRPWLHLDFIYKRTESGRKFHDCLQTLHGYSSDVVALRKTTRQRASQTNNGGKRRLAFLDLLLEANENGNQLSDKEIREEVDTFMFEGHDTTTAGISWTIYLLGLHPEIQNKVCAELDTIFNGSNRKVTLSDTREMKYLERVIKEAMRLFPPVPIIGRKISEDIQLGDYYIPEGCMIKIDLFNLHRDPRYFADPEKFDPDRFLPECAANRHPYAYIPFSAGPRNCVGQKFASYEQKVVLSTMLRNFKICSVDGRNEVKMINELVLRPIGGINVTLERRSA; via the exons ATGACCAGTACGGGCGTCCTTGCTGTAGCCCTTGTAGCGTTATTGTGTGCACTTTTAATGATTTGGTACAGAAAACGCGCGAAAAGAAATAATCAAATCAACCGAATACCCGGATTCAAATCCTACCCTCTGATCGGTACCACTCACATGTACTTCGGTAAAAGTCGAACTGAAATTTACGATGTATTACGCAACGAAGCCGCCCAGTTTCCGTACATATCCCGAGTTTGGATCGGTCCCCTTCCGGAAGTGTGCATACGCAAGGCCGAGTATGTGGAAAAGTTGATCGGATCGacgaaaaatatggaaaaatctTTTGGCTATAAATTTATTCGTTACTGGCTGGGAGACGGACTACTTATATCGAGCGGGAAGAAATGGCAAAAGCATCGGAAAATCATAACGCCCACATTCCACTTCAGTATTTTGGAAAcgtttttcgacattttctcgGATAAGTCGAGAATTCTTGTAgagcaactgaacgaacactGTGGAACAGGCGTACCATTCGATATCTACACGTATGTGACGAAAGCCGCTCTGGATATTATTGGTGAGGCAGCTATGGGAGTTTCGCTCCGAGCACAGGAAAAAggcaaaaattattatgtcaACGCGGTGTACGAAGCAGCACAATTAATCATGGCAAGAGTAGTGCGACCGTGGCTGCATCTAGACTTCATTTACAAGCGCACAGAATCTGGCAGAAAGTTTCATGATTGTTTGCAGACCCTGCACGGATATTCAAGTGATGTGGTTGCATTGCGTAAAACGACCAGACAACGAGCCTCTCAAACGAACAATGGAGGAAAGCGGCGACTCGCATTCCTAGACTTATTGCTCGAGGCTAATGAAAATGGCAATCAACTTTCCGACAAGGAAATACGGGAAGAGGTTGACACGTTTATGTTTGAGG GTCATGACACTACCACAGCTGGAATCTCTTGGACGATCTATCTGCTCGGATTGCATCCCGAAATTCAGAACAAAGTATGCGCCGAATTGGACACAATATTTAATGGATCCAATCGAAAGGTCACGCTATCCGATACGCGGGAGATGAAATATCTGGAACGGGTTATCAAAGAGGCAATGAGGCTGTTTCCGCCAGTACCAATAATTGGTCGAAAAATCAGCGAAGACATTCAACTGGGTGACTACTACATACCCGAAGGATGTATGATCAAAATCGATCTGTTCAATTTGCATCGAGATCCACGCTACTTTGCTGATCCGGAAAAATTCGATCCAGACCGTTTTCTACCCGAATGTGCCGCGAATCGACATCCGTACGCTTACATTCCATTCTCGGCAGGACCCAGAAATTGCGTGGGACAGAAATTTGCCTCCTACGAACAGAAGGTAGTTCTGTCGACAATGTTgagaaactttaaaatttgCTCCGTCGATGGTCGGAATGAGGTGAAAATGATTAATGAATTGGTGTTGCGACCGATTGGCGGTATAAATGTAACACTGGAGAGGCGATCGGCTTAA